A window of Halobacillus naozhouensis genomic DNA:
CCGATAAGATGTGTAGCAGTATCGTCAAAGGCATCGTGCTCATCTGCTTCTGATACACCCTGTTCGTCAATGAACACGTTCCGGCGTATTTGGTAGGCATCGGTTTGTTCATGAGGTGTGGTAACGGTCCGGAAATCCGCCTTCATTACTGGTCACCAAATCGAAAGGTTTCGTAAACACTCCAGGCTCCATTTTCTAACTGGTAAAGCAGTTGAAAACGATCCACTTTGTCTACGATATTAAAGCTATCCATACTTAAACTGCCATATACGTCTGAAAACTCTTCATCCGAAAGTTTCTGAGCAATTGTGATGTGCGGAACAAATGAATACTCCTGATTGTCAGGAAGGGTGCCATCGCGCAATTTTTCATTCAACTTTATAATCGGTTCAGTTGGATTAATTTTTAAATAGATCGTGTTGGTCACTGGTGAAAAGGAGCTGACCTTTGTGATTTCCACATTAAATGGTGTGATACCTTTCGCGATATTTTCTAATTCAGGAACAATCTCTGATTCAAGCTTCTGTTCGTCTGCTTCGAATGGTTCTTTGAGAGTAATATGTGGTGGAATCAGAGCGTAATGCGGGTCATAACGTTTACGATAAGAGTTCGCTTCATCCTGTACTTTTTTTGATGGAAAAATTGCTATACCATATTTCATTCGTTTGATCCCTCCTAAATCTTTCTTTACACGCTACTTACGGCAATTAACCAAATATCGTTAGCAAAGCTCGTTTGAAATCCTGCTGCCAGGACTTCCATGTATGGTCACCATCGAGCTCATGAAACACATAAGATAATGACTGCTGAGATAAGTATTGTTGTAGATCGAGATTGGGCGTTAAGAAGTCTTTAGTCGCCCCGTCTGTCGTTTCCACAGCGGTTTCTGAATTTCCAATCGTATGGTAAATCGTCAAGGATGACAAATCTTTAGCTGCTTTCACAACTTCCATCACATGAGGATCTACATAAGGGCTTTGCATAATCACATTGCCAAATACGTTTGGAAATCGGGTTGCTGTCATCAAGGCCAGCGTACCCGCCAGTGAATCACCAGCGAGTGTACGGCCATTCCCCATATGAAAACCAGGAAGTTCCTCATCCAGAAAAGGAACAACTTCCCTTACTAGAAAGTTCACATAATCACCTTGCCTGTTTCCATCAGGATGGTACTTGTCCCGGCGATCATGCTTATTATGATAATGAATGCCGATGAAAATTGTGTTTTCAATCTCTTTATCTGCATGAAGCTGATCACTCAGCGTCGCAGCGCGTCCCATCTGAAAGTAGTCGTTTCCATCCTGCATAATACAAAAATGGTATTTATACAGAGGCGAGAAATTTTCAGGTGTGTACACTTTTAGCTTCATTTCTTCATTGAGATACTGGCTGTCGATGCTGTACTCCGTCATCGTCCCGTCTCTCCCCATTTGACCACCTCCTAACGTCCGATCAAGTTCGCGCGTGGAAATTCCCGTATCGTAAATCGTGTAACGTATCCCTTTTATTTTATCATATAATTGTGAAAAAAAGGAGAAATGAACCTATTTGAACGAGGAGAAAATTTTCCAAGGTAAAAAAATATCAAATATTGTTGACATCAATGTCATAGCATTGTATATTAATAGTTGTCCTAACAACAAGATGTTACATAATATGATTCCGTAGCTCAGCTGGGAGAGCGCCACCTTGACAGGGTGGAGGTCGTTGGTTCGAGCCCAATCGGAATCATCCATCAAAGTGCCGGAGTGGCGCGGTTTCCTAACAAAGAGGAGGCCGCGTCACTTCTTTTGTTTTTCTGATTTGTGGACCAATTGTGGACCAATTAATGAATTAGCTGTTTTTTCGCGAGTAAAATACTTCATCCATTTTACTTGCAGCTTCTTGATCAGCCGTTCTGATAGCGTGACCATATGTATCCATCGTAATTCGAATATCTGAATGGCCTAGTCGCTCAGAAATAATTTTTGCGTGAATCCCTTGGTTAATTAAAGTAGTAGCTGACGTGTGTCTTAAATCGTGCAGACGTATAAATCTAACATCTGCTTTTTTAATGAATCTTCTCCACCATGTGGTAGGAGTAGTAGGATAAAAATGCTGACCATCCTCATTACAGAACACAAATTCGTGGTTCTTTTCTATCCACCATTCGCCAGCTTTGATTTTTTCCTTCTTCCAATGTATTCGAAAGAGCTTTAATTCTGCTATAACTGATTTGGGAAGGGAGATAATGCGTTTAGAAGTTTCCGACTTCGGTTCTTTAATAACGGCTCTTCCTTTTTCTCCTCGAGTTATAACTTGTTCAACTTCAATCGTTCCTTCAATTAAATCGACGTGTTTCCATTCTAGTCCCAATAATTCGCTTCTCCTCATAGCACATGCGAGTGCCAAAGACAGAAAAAGCCTCCAATGCTTTGGTTGGCTTTGTGCCACTTCAAACAATTGTTGTACTTCTTCAGGCTCGTATATGTTAACCTTGCGTTTTTTATTATCCTTCGGGCGTCCAACAGACGCCAACGGATTTTTTTTAATTAGGTCCCAATCTTTTGCTCTCTGCATTACATTACGAAATACTCGATAGATATATTG
This region includes:
- a CDS encoding alpha/beta hydrolase; the protein is MGRDGTMTEYSIDSQYLNEEMKLKVYTPENFSPLYKYHFCIMQDGNDYFQMGRAATLSDQLHADKEIENTIFIGIHYHNKHDRRDKYHPDGNRQGDYVNFLVREVVPFLDEELPGFHMGNGRTLAGDSLAGTLALMTATRFPNVFGNVIMQSPYVDPHVMEVVKAAKDLSSLTIYHTIGNSETAVETTDGATKDFLTPNLDLQQYLSQQSLSYVFHELDGDHTWKSWQQDFKRALLTIFG
- a CDS encoding tyrosine-type recombinase/integrase, whose amino-acid sequence is MASYECRGKKSFLLTVELGYDGKGRRKRKRKTIQVDESLLKTKRKLENHLNDELVKFKIEVEAGEYISPGKLKLKDFVEDWEIKYAQRNLGAQTLETYKGNLRNHILPAFGDKRVDQIKTIHVVNFISELEQDSGLSQGTIQYIYRVFRNVMQRAKDWDLIKKNPLASVGRPKDNKKRKVNIYEPEEVQQLFEVAQSQPKHWRLFLSLALACAMRRSELLGLEWKHVDLIEGTIEVEQVITRGEKGRAVIKEPKSETSKRIISLPKSVIAELKLFRIHWKKEKIKAGEWWIEKNHEFVFCNEDGQHFYPTTPTTWWRRFIKKADVRFIRLHDLRHTSATTLINQGIHAKIISERLGHSDIRITMDTYGHAIRTADQEAASKMDEVFYSRKNS
- a CDS encoding YjcG family protein — its product is MKYGIAIFPSKKVQDEANSYRKRYDPHYALIPPHITLKEPFEADEQKLESEIVPELENIAKGITPFNVEITKVSSFSPVTNTIYLKINPTEPIIKLNEKLRDGTLPDNQEYSFVPHITIAQKLSDEEFSDVYGSLSMDSFNIVDKVDRFQLLYQLENGAWSVYETFRFGDQ